In the genome of Tripterygium wilfordii isolate XIE 37 chromosome 19, ASM1340144v1, whole genome shotgun sequence, one region contains:
- the LOC119986099 gene encoding B-box zinc finger protein 22, with protein sequence MKIQCNVCEATEANVLCCADEAALCWACDEEVHAANKFASKHQRVPLSNSSPQMPKCDICQDASGFFFCLEDRALLCRKCDVSIHTANSFVSAHQRFLLTGVKVGLELGRTDPGASSSAGKSPSEEKTSETKARPTSRKSTPMQLASEYREILPAQISGTGQVVPTKVQFAGGSAAGSIPQWHMDEFLGLTEFHQNLGYMDNGSSKADSGKRGDSDSSSFLRSAEEEIGDDECLGQAPETSWAVPQIPSPPTASGLYWPRGLQNQSDNAAFVPDISSFTTQKSHPFQRHGIVSKRHRQA encoded by the exons atgaagatacaGTGCAACGTGTGCGAAGCTACTGAGGCAAACGTTCTGTGCTGTGCGGACGAGGCTGCACTGTGTTGGGCGTGCGACGAGGAGGTTCATGCGGCTAATAAGTTTGCGAGTAAGCATCAGAGAGTTCCTCTATCTAATTCTTCACCTCAGATGCCCAAATGCGATATCTGCCAG GATGCATCTGGATTTTTCTTCTGTCTAGAAGATCGAGCTTTACTCTGCAGGAAATGTGATGTCTCCATACACACAGCAAATTCTTTCGTGTCTGCTCATCAGAGGTTTTTGCTCACTGGAGTAAAAGTGGGCCTGGAACTGGGTCGTACTGATCCTGGGGCATCCTCATCTGCAGGAAAGTCGCCTTCTGAGGAGAAAACCTCAGAAACAAAAGCTCGTCCAACATCTAGAAAGAGTACTCCAATGCAGTTAGCTAGTGAATACAGGGAGATTTTACCAGCACAGATTAGTGGAACGGGGCAAGTTGTGCCGACAAAAGTCCAATTTGCTGGTGGTTCTGCAGCTGGAAGCATTCCACAATGGCATATGGATGAATTTCTTGGACTAACAGAGTTTCATCAGAATTTGGGCTAtatggataatgggtcatcaaAG GCTGATAGTGGCAAGCGTGGAGACTCTGATAGCTCCTCATTTTTAAGATCTGCCGAGGAAGAAATAGGCGATGATGAATGCTTGGGTCAGGCGCCTGAAACCTCCTGGGCCGTGCCACAGATTCCTTCCCCACCTACAGCCTCTGGGCTCTACTGGCCAAGAGGTCTCCAGAATCAATCAGATAATGCAGCTTTTGTGCCTGATATATCAAGTTTTACTACGCAAAAGAGCCACCCTTTCCAGCGCCATGGCATTGTCTCAAAACGGCATCGACAAGCGTAG
- the LOC119985498 gene encoding uncharacterized protein LOC119985498 → MGSEDIGHTTPDCKGLRYEVDYLLKRGHLRELLSERGRAIWEKRKVDDPEALPPPPPVTQTYCVISGGSEISGLSHTSAKKHEKEATNPTARMARSLGTFTNQVMVFTDDEATQLLHPHHDALVLTLQVANTNLKRILIDNGSSANVLFLAAYKGMGLDETLILWKSTALIGFNGEVSHSVGEVVLPIYAPGLNKQTRFSIVDSPSAYNAILGRPWLHAIRAVPSTYHQILRYPTNNGVREILGDQHSSRSCYKTTMRSKGESS, encoded by the exons ATGGGCAGCGAG GACATTGGCCACACTACTCCTGATTGCAAAGGACTTAGATACGAAGTGGATTACCTGTTGAAAAGAGGTCACCTCAGAGAGTTGCTCTCTGAGCGCGGTAGAGCAATCTGGGAAAAGAGGAAAGTTGATGACCCAGAAGCATTGCCACCGCCGCCACCAGTTACTCAAACTTACTGTGTGATTTCTGGGGGATCAGAGATCAGTGGATTGTCCCACACCTCTGCCAAGAAGCACGAGAAGGAAGCAACAAACCCCACTGCTAGAATGGCACGTTCCCTTGGAACTTTCACTAATCAGGTGATGGTCTTCACGGACGATGAAGCTACCCAACTGTTACACCCGCACCATGATGCTTTGGTGCTCACACTTCAGGTTGCAAACACTAACCTGAAGCGAATTTTAATTGACAATGGGAGTTCCGCCAATGTGTTGTTCTTGGCTGCCTACAAAGGAATGGGTCTAGACGAGACCTTGATATTATGGAAGTCAACGGCTCTTATCGGGTTCAATGGTGAGGTGAGCCATTCAGTGGGAGAAGTTGTGTTACCCATCTATGCTCCAGGGTTGAACAAGCAGACTCGGTTTTCCATCGTAGATTCACCCTCTGCTTATAATGCTATTTTAGGACGACCTTGGTTGCACGCTATACGGGCCGTACCTTCCACATATCATCAAATCCTGCGCTATCCTACCAATAATGGTGTTAGGGAGATTTTGGGAGATCAACACTCTTCTAGGAGTTGTTATAAAaccaccatgaggagcaagggaGAATCTTCGTAG
- the LOC119985499 gene encoding uncharacterized protein LOC119985499: MFEAYDGKSNPIAHITAYTRKMALWADRDALMCKMFPTNLGYTVVKWFHQLPENSISSWNQLASRFVFIFISNTREHITIDMLLSTRHREGKSLGDFTSRYLNVYTDIEECEEKTAVATFCLVLPKVSRLRKSLTLQPAKRMNDLQERINKYIKLEEDNKTTDESIIDKESPKGLKSIYKAIYTSFNELITKIFQEIKDKHYFRWSTRMIGDLAKRDQTRSCANINDKEHSKKECINLKWHLEHLVGQEHPKEFINRR, translated from the coding sequence ATGTTCGAGGCCTATGATGGTAAGTCGAACCCGATTGCCCATATCACTGCCTATACTCGTAAGATGGCATTGTGGGCAGACCGTGATGCTTTGATGTGCAAGATGTTCCCAACAAACCTAGGATACACTGTCGTGAAGTGGTTCCACCAACTTCCAGAGAACTCAATATCATCCTGGAATCAACTTGCTAGTCGCTTTGTTTTCATATTCATATCCAACACAAGGGAGCATATCACAATTGATATGTTGTTATCCACTCGACATAGGGAAGGTAAGTCCCTAGGAGATTTTACTTCTCGTTATTTAAATGTCTATACCGATATAGAAGAATGCGAGGAGAAGACTGCAGTTGCAACCTTCTGTTTGGTGCTCCCAAAAGTCAGTAGATTACGAAAAAGCCTAACACTCCAGCCAGCAAAAAGGATGAATGATCTACAGGAAAGGATCAACAAGTATATCAAACTGGAAGAGGACAACAAAACAACTGATGAGTCAATCATTGATAAAGAGTCGCCCAAGGGGCTAAAGTCCATTTACAAAGCCATATATACAAGCTTCAATGAACTGATCACCAAGATCTTCCAAGAGATCAAGGATAAGCACTACTTTAGGTGGTCTACAAGAATGATAGGAGACCTAGCCAAAAGAGATCAGACTCGTTCTTGTGCCAACATTAATGACAAAGAACATAGCAAGAAAGAATGCATAAATCTTAAGTGGCATCTAGAGCATTTGGTTGGGCAAGAACACCCGAAAGAATTTATCAATAGGAGATAG